From Cognatishimia activa, one genomic window encodes:
- a CDS encoding transporter substrate-binding domain-containing protein: protein MKKLILGTAALALTAGMAFAGSHSVVRLGTEGAYEPWNFVNDAGEIDGFERDLGDELCKRAELNCEWVKNDWDSIIPNLVSGNYDAIIAGMSITDEREEVIDFTQGYTPPDPSAYVALSADVDLAGGIIAAQASTLQAAFIAEQGWTLIEFATPEETVAAVRNGEADAVLADQSFLDTVAGSDGLVMLERKEAIGGGVGMGFRESDAELRGKFDAAITSMKEDGSLNVLIEKWQVSSTW, encoded by the coding sequence ATGAAAAAACTGATCCTAGGCACCGCCGCTCTGGCCCTTACTGCGGGCATGGCGTTCGCGGGCAGCCACTCAGTCGTGCGTCTCGGCACCGAAGGTGCCTATGAACCTTGGAATTTTGTGAACGATGCCGGCGAAATCGACGGCTTTGAGCGCGATCTTGGCGATGAGTTGTGTAAACGCGCAGAACTTAACTGCGAATGGGTTAAGAACGATTGGGATTCAATCATCCCTAACCTCGTCTCTGGTAACTACGACGCGATCATCGCGGGCATGTCCATTACCGATGAGCGCGAAGAAGTCATCGACTTCACTCAGGGATACACCCCGCCAGACCCATCTGCCTACGTTGCTCTAAGTGCTGACGTTGATCTGGCAGGCGGCATCATCGCAGCGCAGGCGTCTACACTTCAAGCAGCATTCATCGCTGAACAGGGCTGGACCCTGATCGAATTCGCGACGCCAGAAGAAACAGTAGCAGCGGTTCGCAACGGCGAAGCGGATGCGGTTCTGGCCGACCAATCCTTCCTCGACACAGTTGCCGGTTCTGACGGTCTGGTAATGCTGGAGCGCAAAGAAGCAATCGGTGGCGGCGTAGGCATGGGCTTCCGTGAATCTGACGCTGAACTGCGCGGCAAATTCGATGCTGCGATCACTTCGATGAAAGAAGATGGTTCTTTGAACGTTCTGATCGAAAAGTGGCAGGTTTCCTCTACTTGGTAA
- a CDS encoding ABC transporter ATP-binding protein, translated as MSDTAPVIEIRGLHKAYGSLEVIKGVDISAHKGDVVSLIGSSGSGKSTILRCANLLEDSQRGDILFNGEAVKWKGSGAGRVPADAKQVLRIRTNLSMVFQQFNLWSHMTILQNVMEAPVTVLGRDRNEVEEKARGYLTRVGIGDKCDVYPAQLSGGQQQRAAIARGLCMEPQALLFDEPTSALDPELEQEVIKVIKSLADEGRTMLIVTHDMKMAADISSHVVFLHQGLIEEQGAPEQLFGAPKSERLKQFLSSTAYA; from the coding sequence TTGTCTGACACTGCGCCAGTGATCGAAATCCGTGGCCTGCACAAGGCTTACGGCAGCCTAGAAGTTATAAAAGGCGTCGACATTTCGGCACATAAAGGCGACGTCGTCAGTCTGATTGGCAGTTCTGGATCCGGTAAATCCACCATTCTTCGATGCGCGAACTTGCTGGAAGACAGTCAGCGAGGCGATATCCTGTTCAACGGCGAGGCCGTGAAATGGAAGGGCTCAGGCGCTGGTCGCGTACCTGCCGACGCCAAACAGGTGCTTCGCATCCGCACTAATCTGTCCATGGTATTCCAACAGTTCAACTTGTGGTCCCACATGACCATCTTGCAGAACGTTATGGAAGCGCCTGTGACGGTTCTGGGACGCGATCGCAATGAGGTGGAAGAGAAAGCCCGCGGGTACCTGACCCGCGTCGGCATCGGCGACAAATGTGATGTCTACCCTGCTCAGCTGTCAGGTGGTCAGCAACAGCGTGCAGCAATTGCACGTGGGCTTTGCATGGAGCCACAGGCACTGTTGTTTGATGAACCGACCTCAGCTTTGGACCCTGAGCTTGAGCAAGAGGTGATCAAGGTTATCAAATCGCTCGCCGATGAAGGACGCACAATGCTGATCGTGACACACGACATGAAAATGGCCGCTGATATCAGCAGCCACGTTGTGTTCCTACATCAGGGTCTGATTGAAGAACAGGGCGCGCCAGAGCAACTCTTTGGCGCTCCAAAATCCGAGCGGTTGAAACAGTTCCTGTCTTCAACCGCTTATGCATAA
- a CDS encoding TerB family tellurite resistance protein yields the protein MFADLLKRLTAPEPAPLQDTDARLALTALLVRIARADGDYAAEEVERIDRITAARYALSPFEASALRKEAETLETEAPDTVRFTRAIKDAVSHEDRIGVIEALWQVVLADGARDAEEDALVRLAANLLGVNDRDSALARQRVS from the coding sequence ATGTTTGCCGATTTGCTAAAGCGCCTCACTGCGCCTGAACCCGCCCCGCTTCAAGACACCGATGCGCGTCTTGCACTCACTGCACTTCTGGTGCGCATTGCGCGCGCCGACGGCGATTATGCGGCCGAAGAAGTCGAGAGGATCGACCGGATTACAGCCGCGCGCTACGCGCTTTCCCCGTTTGAGGCCTCTGCCCTACGCAAGGAAGCTGAAACCTTAGAAACAGAAGCCCCTGATACAGTGCGCTTTACGCGCGCCATCAAAGACGCGGTGTCACATGAAGATCGGATCGGTGTGATCGAAGCGCTCTGGCAAGTTGTGCTGGCCGATGGCGCCCGTGATGCAGAAGAAGATGCTTTGGTGCGATTAGCCGCAAACTTACTTGGCGTAAATGACCGCGACAGCGCGTTGGCACGTCAACGCGTGAGCTGA